One genomic region from Prionailurus bengalensis isolate Pbe53 chromosome C1, Fcat_Pben_1.1_paternal_pri, whole genome shotgun sequence encodes:
- the LOC122480363 gene encoding small vasohibin-binding protein encodes MDPPARKEKSKVKEPVSRVEKAKQKSAQQELKQRQRAEIYALNRVMTELEQQQFDEFCKQMQPPGE; translated from the exons ATGGATCCACCTGCCCGCAAAGAAAAATCCAAAGTTAAAGAACCTGTCAGCAGAGTGGAGAAGGCCAAGCAGAAATCAGCCCAGCAGGAGCTGAAGCAAAGACAAAGAGCAGAG ATCTATGCCCTCAACCGAGTCATGACAGAGCTGGAGCAGCAGCAGTTCGATGAGTTCTGTAAACAGATGCAGCCTCCCGGAGAGTGA